A section of the Oncorhynchus gorbuscha isolate QuinsamMale2020 ecotype Even-year linkage group LG06, OgorEven_v1.0, whole genome shotgun sequence genome encodes:
- the chadlb gene encoding chondroadherin-like b, which yields MYSMDCPVALRSLLVLFLAIPGAHLGKCPKECICDQISLTVTCVNKNLTEVPSTIDEITVKLDLRSNYIQELPSGAFKHTPYLTHLSMQRCNLRTVKEGAFRALGRLVFLNLANNNMEILYQESFDGLSSLKQLLIDRNRVEEIQPGAFSQLGFLNLLSLTHNQLTYIPNMAFQGLQNIKWLRLSHNSVNYMATEAFAGLFTLTRLSLDHNELQFFPTETMTRLPEVTRLDLSFNPMTFLGEETVSMNKLTHLFMDHMSLQDLSHTAVSLSPSLTHLDLSHNQLRVLQPFTPASPKLARLNLAGNPIYCNCYLLPLREWGIRKKVKLMGACGGPAHFSGENLEAIHPRDLRCQSQEAMLKAEFEEQTRVMSPPTPEPINKVKCPANCACEGETHHSSCENRGHNKVPLGFSSDTRLLDLRGNHFHHIPANSFPGVAKVVSLHLQRCKIVEVEPGAFHGLKGLVYLYLSENELDSLSPDAFKGMPQLTYLHLEKNKFTVFPKGAFKLLPGLLALHMENNSIAKLEPGILNGAEKLRGLYLTSNFINGVAPRALDPSPDLDTLHLGGNKLKEVPSDALAKTGNLGELRLSGNPIRWIGPYAFQPLARTLKDLYLDGMGLEKMSKDSLAGLGSGLRSLYLEGNQLEEVPDFNPLTGLEVINLAENPLLCDCPLLPLRMWIEKVNLKVRATCVHPPELRGRRVKDVHVFKACPGGESLPSAPLPKVSKPPKSTKPKPAHLNAPRQVKVVKTKARKIQTPKPTISKKTTKRSMVV from the exons ATGTATTCGATGGACTGCCCCGTAGCCTTGAGGTCTCTGCTGGTACTGTTCTTGGCCATCCCGGGGGCGCACCTTGGCAAGTGCCCAAAGGAGTGCATATGTGACCAAATCTCACTCACTGTTACCTGTGTCAACAAAAACCTGACAGAGGTGCCTTCCACAATCGACGAG ATCACAGTGAAACTGGATCTGAGAAGCAACTACATCCAGGAGCTGCCATCAGGTGCGTTCAAACACACGCCGTACCTGACACACCTGTCCATGCAGCGCTGCAATCTCCGCACCGTGAAGGAGGGGGCGTTCCGTGCTCTGGGCCGTCTCGTCTTCCTCAACCTGgccaacaacaacatggagatcCTCTATCAG GAGTCATTTGACGGTCTCTCCTCACTGAAGCAGCTGCTGATTGACCGTAACCGAGTGGAGGAGATCCAGCCAGGGGCCTTCTCTCAGCTGGGGTTCCTCAACCTGCTCTCCCTCACCCACAACCAGCTCACCTATATCCCCAACATGGCCTTCCAGGGCCTGCAGAACATAAAGTGGTTGCGCCTTAGCCACAACTCTGTTAACTACATGGCCACTGAGGCCTTCGCAGGCCTGTTCACCCTCACGCGCCTCAGCCTCGACCACAACGAGCTGCAGTTCTTTCCTACTGAGACCATGACCAG aCTCCCAGAGGTGACCCGTCTGGACCTCAGCTTCAACCCCATGACATTCCTGGGTGAGGAGACTGTCTCCATGAACAAACTCACCCACCTCTTCATGGACCACATGTCCCTGCAGGACCTGTCCCACACGGCAgtgtccctgtccccctctctcacccacctGGACCTCAGCCACAACCAGCTCCGTGTCCTCCAGCCCTTCACTCCAGCCTCCCCCAAGCTGGCCCGCCTTAACCTGGCTGGAAACCCCATCTACTGCAACTGCTACCTGCTGCCGCTGAGGGAGTGGGGCATCCGGAAGAAGGTGAAGCTGATGGGGGCTTGCGGGGGACCGGCTCACTTCTCTGGGGAGAACCTGGAGGCCATCCACCCCCGGGACCTGCGCTGCCAGAGCCAGGAGGCCATGCTGAAGGCTGAGTTTGAGGAGCAGACTAGGGTGATGTCGCCCCCCACCCCCGAGCCCATCAACAAGGTCAAGTGTCCTGCCAACTGTGCCtgtgag GGTGAGACACACCACTCCTCCTGTGAGAACCGCGGCCACAACAAAGTCCCCCTCGGCTTCTCCTCCGACACGCGCCTCCTCGACCTGCGGGGCAACCACTTCCACCACATCCCTGCCAACAGTTTTCCAGGCGTTGCCAAGGtagtctccctccatctacaGCGCTGTAAGATTGTGGAGGTGGAGCCTGGTGCGTTCCATGGCTTGAAAGGGCTGGTCTACCTTTACCTCTCAGAGAATGAGCTTGACTCCCTCAGCCCCGACGCCTTCAAAGGCATGCCTCAGCTCACCTACCTCCACTTGGAGAAGAACAAATTCACAGTCTTCCCCAAGGGGGCCTTCAAGCTGCTGCCTGGTCTGCTGGCCCTTCACATGGAGAACAACTCCATCGCCAAGCTGGAGCCGGGGATCCTGAATGGGGCTGAGAAGCTGAGGGGGCTCTATCTGACCTCCAACTTCATCAATGGTGTGGCCCCCAGGGCACTTGACCCATCCCCCGACCTCGACACTCTTCACTTGGGAGGGAACAAGCTCAAGGAGGTTCCCAGTGATGCGCTAGCGAAGACAGGCAACCTGGGAGAGTTACGGTTGTCTGGGAATCCCATTCGCTGGATTGGGCCGTATGCTTTCCAGCCATTAGCTAGGACACTGAAGGATCTGTATCTGGATGGCATGGGTTTGGAGAAG ATGTCTAAGGACTCTCTGGCAGGGCTGGGTTCTGGTCTGAGGAGTCTATACCTAGAGGGGAACCAGCTAGAGGAGGTGCCTGACTTCAACCCTCTGACCGGCCTGGAGGTCATCAACCTGGCAGAGAACCCTCTGCTATGTGACTGCCCCCTGCTGCCGCTACGCAT GTGGATTGAGAAGGTGAACCTGAAGGTCCGGGCCACCTGTGTCCACCCACCTGAGCTGCGAGGCCGGAGGGTCAAGGACGTCCACGTCTTCAAGGCCTGCCCTGGAGGGGAAAGCCTGCCCTCTGCCCCCCTCCCGAAGGTTTCCAAACCCCCCAAGTCCACCAAACCCAAACCTGCCCACCTCAATGCCCCCAGACAGGTCAAGGTGGTCAAAACCAAAGCTCGCAAGATTCAGACCCCAAAGCCCACCATCTCCAAGAAAACCACCAAGAGAAGCATGGTGGTTTGA
- the LOC124037301 gene encoding ran GTPase-activating protein 1-like: MASDDIALLAEALSKTHVGYGELSYKGQGLKLDNTESAKELVREIEEYQGLRALRLEGNTVGVEAAQAISKALECKDQLQSCHWSDMFTGRLRSEIPTALKSLGSALMTAGARLRELDLSDNAFGPDGVKGIETLLKSSACHSLQELRLNNCGMGIGGGKILAAALTECHEQSSALGAPLKLKVFQAGRNRLENEGATALALAFQLMGSLEEVHMPQNGINHAGVTALATAMQHNPHLRILNLNDNTFTKRGALAMAQALRHLRTVQVINFGDCLVRSEGAIALSAVLREGLPTLKELNLSFGEITEAAALVLAQAVQDKPHMEKLDLNGNCLGEEGCEALKETMDNMDRADILASLSDDEGEPDEDEVEDEENGEEMKENGVKDERESPVKLEPTCHPEILSFLSSPTDETLLKLGENRTGLIQQHVDVSDPDKVADAFLRISSLYSDDHDVKKAVLETIDILLKKAFSGSSLQTYSFLSTLLVMLGLLKGEGKVKKVQVLPGHLLVLEHAVQQDYFPQDHAILLDTFVARHGKALKSCSHARDSLKSTLERRISPEC, from the exons ATGGCTTCCGATGACATTGCCCTGCTGGCCGAGGCGCTGTCCAAGACTCATGTAGGATATGGAGAGTTGAGCTACAAGGGCCAGGGACTGAAGCTGGACAACACAGAGTCTG CGAAGGAGTTGGTGCGGGAAATAGAGGAGTACCAGGGACTCCGGGCCCTGCGGTTGGAGGGAAACACAGTGGGAGTGGAGGCAGCGCAGGCTATCTCCAAAGCCTTGGAGTGCAAAGACCAACTTCAG AGTTGCCACTGGAGTGATATGTTCACGGGTCGCTTGCGCTCAGAAATCCCAACTGCCCTG AAGTCCCTGGGCAGTGCGTTGATGACAGCAGGGGCCAGACTGCGAGAACTTGACCTGAGTGATAACGCCTTTGGGCCAGATGGGGTAAAGGGTATTGAGACTCTACTGAAGAGCTCTGCGTGTCACTCTCTACAGGAGCTGAGACTCAACAACTGTGGCATGGGCATCGGAGGGGGCAAG ATCCTGGCGGCAGCGTTGACTGAGTGTCATGAACAGTCCAGTGCTCTCGGTGCCCCACTGAAACTGAAAGTGTTCCAAGCAGGCAGAAACCGCTTGGAGAACGAAGGAGCCACAGCCCTTGCCCTGGCATTTCAG CTGATGGGAAGCCTAGAGGAGGTGCACATGCCCCAGAATGGGATCAACCATGCTGGGGTGACTGCTCTGGCCACCGCCATgcagcacaacccccacctgcgCATCCTCAACCTCAACGACAACACCTTCACCAAGAGAGGGGCGCTGGCTATGGCTCAG gCTCTGAGGCACCTGAGGACTGTGCAGGTGATCAACTTTGGGGACTGCCTGGTGCGTTCTGAAGGGGCCattgctctctctgctgtcctgaGAGAGGGACTGCCCACTCTTAAG GAGCTAAATCTGTCCTTTGGGGAGATCACGGAAGCTGCAGCACTGGTGTTGGCTCAGGCCGTACAAGACAAACCCCATATGGAAAAACTGGATCTCAATG GTAACTGTttgggggaggaggggtgtgaggctCTGAAGGAGACCATGGACAACATGGACAGGGCTGACATACTGGCATCTCTcag TGATGATGAGGGAGAGCCTGATGAAGATGAGGTTGAAGATGAGGAGAATGGCGAAGAGATGAAGGAGAATGGAGTgaaggatgaaagagagagcCCAGTGAAGCTTGAGCCAACTTGTCATCCAGAGATCCTCTCTTTCCTCAGCTCCCCCACCGATGAGACACTGCTCAAACTGGGGGAAAACAGGACTGGACTCATCCAGCAACAC GTGGATGTCTCTGACCCAGATAAGGTTGCCGATGCCTTCCTGAGAATCTCCTCTCTGTACAGTGATGACCATGATGTCAAGAAGGCTGTCCTGGAGACTATTG ACATCCTGTTGAAGAAGGCATTCTCTGGTTCCTCCCTGCAGACCTACAGCTTCCTGTCCACTCTACTGGTGATGCTGGGGCTCCTCAAG GGTGAGGGCAAGGTGAAGAAGGTGCAGGTGTTACCTGGTCACCTGTTGGTTTTGGAGCACGCTGTCCAACAGGACTACTTCCCCCAGGACCACGCCATCCTGCTGGACACCTTTGTCGCCag GCACGGTAAAGCCCTGAAGTCCTGCAGCCATGCCCGAGATAGTCTCAAGTCCACACTGGAGAGAAGGATCTCCCCGGAATGCTGA